The sequence CGATCCCAATGGCAACTCAGTTTCCGTCGAAGCGGAGCTGCTGAAAGGCGTTGATACGGAACGCCAGCACAAGCGTGCCATGGCCATTTACAAATCCTCCATGAATATCCTGCGCGCCAGCCTGGGCAAAACCTGAGGAGGCATGAGAGATGAGTGAATTTTCCAAAGCCCTTTCCGTCACTGCCAGCGGTCTCAAGGCGCAAGCCGCGCGCCTGCGCCATGTGTCGGAGAACATTTCAAACGCCGACACGCCGGGATACCGCCGCAAGGCAGTGCCTTTCGAATCGGTGCGCGAACTTCGGACAGATGTGGAGCATGTGCGCACCGGCCGGGTCACCCTGGACCGCAGCGAGCTGCAAAAAGTCTATGACCCGTCGCATCCGCTGGCTGACGAAAGCGGTCATTTCGAAGGCTCCAACGTGGATCTGATGATCGAGATCGCCGACGCCCGCGAAGCCCAGCGCAGCTATGAGGCTAACCTGAAAATGTTCGAGCAGACCCGGTCTATGTCTGCCTCGCTGATGGAACTTTTGAGACGCTAACTGAAATTTTTGGAGATCCAGAATGGATATTCGCAGCCTTTCCGCCGCCAGCGGCTATGCCGCCGCCCGCCCTGCCACCAAAGCTGACCCGAATCATGAAAGCACCGGTGCCGGCGCCCAACTGAAGCAGAGCTTTGAAAACTTTACTGCGGCCCTGCAGAACAGCGAGCAAGTCTCGGTGCAGGCGATGACGTCGCAAGCTGATCCGCATGCGCTTGTGCAGGCGCTGGCGCAGACCGAACTGGCGGTCGAAACCGCTGTCACCGTGCGCAACAAGGTCGTCGAGGCCTATCAGGAAATCCTGAGGATGCCGGTCTAAGCCATGATGAGTGAAAGCCTCTTCTATGACACGCTGCGCCAGGCGCTTTGGGCCGCTGTCACCATGGCGACGCCAATCCTGGTCGTCGCGCTGGTGGTCGGTCTGGCCATTGGCCTGTTTCAGGCGCTGACCTCGGTGCAGGAAATGACGCTGACTTTCGTGCCCAAGCTGACTGCGATCCTGGTCGTGTTCTGGATGACAATGGGCTTCATGACACAAACTCTGGTGGCCTTTTTCGACGGCCACGTTGTTCCAATGATTGCCGGAGGCTCGTAATGGGAAACGCAGGTTACGCCACCATTTCACGCCAGTCAGGCCTGATGCGGGAAATGCGCGTCATTGCCAACAACATCGCAAACTCCGCGACGACCGGATACCGCCAGGAAGGGCTGATCTTCTCGGAATTCGTGCAATCCTCGCCCGGCCAGCCGTCCTTGTCGATGTCGCGTGCCAATATCTTCAACACTTCGATGCAGCAGGGGCAGCTGACGAATACCGGCGGTACCTTCGATTTTGCTATCGAAGGGGATGGCTTCTTTATGGTCGAAACCCCCCAGGGGGAGCGGCTGACGCGCTCCGGCGCCTTCTCCCCGAATGCAGACGGTGATCTGGTGACAATGGACGGCTACCGGGTGCTGGATGCAGGCCGCGCGCCGGTCTTTGTACCGCCGGATGCCGGCAAGATCGAAGTGGGCGCGGACGGCTCGCTGAGCGCAAACGGCCGCCTTCTGGGGCAGCTCGGCCTGTTCAAACCGGTCGAGAAACACACGCTTGTGCGCGAGGACGGTGTGATGTTCCGCGTCGAGGGCGACATTGAGGAGAACTTCGACTCGAAGGTCCTGCAGGGCTTTCTTGAAGGCTCCAACGTCAATGCGATTTCCGAAGTCAGCCGGATGATCGAAGTGCAGCGCGCCTATGAGATGGGCCAGAGCTTTCTGCAAGCAGAAGACGAGCGCATCCGCAATGCCATCAAAAACCTGATCAAGTCCTAGGAGAATCCAGATGCGTGCCCTCAAGATCGCAGCAACCGGCATGAGCGCCCAGCAGTTGCGGGTGGAGACTATCTCCAACAACCTCGCCAACATGAACACCACCGCCTACAACGCCCGCCGCGCCGAGTTCGCAGATCTGCACTACCAGCAGATTTCGCGCGCAGGAACTGTGAATGCTTCGGACGGCACCGTGCTGCCGACCGGCGTGCAGGTTGGCCTTGGTGTGCGCCCGGCCGCTGTGTCCGTGCATCTGTCACAGGGGGCGCTGCAGCAGACCAACAACGACTTGGATATCGCCATCGACGGCAAGGGCTACTTGGAGGTGACCCTGCCCTCCGGCCAGACCGCTTATACCCGCGACGGCGCGCTGAAACGCTCGGCCGAAGGGCTGATCGTGACCTCGGACGGTTTCGCAGTGTCGCCGGAAGTCACCATTCCTGACGATGCCACCAGCATTTCGATCAATGCCGAGGGCGAAGTCTACGGGTACTTCGCGGATTCTCCCGAGGGCCAGCTGCTGGGTCAGTTCACCCTGGCCGGCTTCACCAACCCCAAGGGGCTTGAGGCAATCGGCAGCAACCTGTTCACCGAAACAGAAGCCTCGGGCGCAGCCACTGTATCCACCGCTGGCGAAGACGGGCTCGGCACCCTGCGCCAGGGCTATTTGGAAGGCAGCTCGGTCGATGCAGTGCGCGAGGTGACGGAGCTGATCGAAGCCCAGCGCGGTTATGAAATGAACGCCAAGGTCATCTCGGCTGTCGACCAGATGATGGGTGCAACTACACAGGTGCGCTGATGAAACTTGCTCTTGCCTGCCTCACTGCCGCTGCTTTGTGCGCTCCGCCTGCCTGGGCGGACTACCTGATCCCGCTGCGGACAATCCGCGCCAAGGAAATCGTGAACCCCGAAGACCTGGCGCTCAAAAAGGGCGAGATCCTCGGGGCGCTATCGGACCCGGCAGAAGTTACAGGCATGGAAGCACGTGTCTCTCTCTACGCCGGGCGGCCCTTGCGGCCCGGCGATATCGGCCCGCCGGCCATTGTTGAACGTAACGACCTGGTCACCCTGATCTTCCGTCAGGGCGTGCTGACCATTGCCGCGGAAGGGCGTGCCCTGGGCCGCGGTGCCGCTGGTGAAGCTGTCCGGGTCATGAATCTCTCTTCCCGCACCACCGTCACCGGACGGGTCAAGGAAGACGGCTCCGTCGAGGTAAACTGATGACTATGAAATTCTCCCCCGTCAAACCGCTGCTTTTCGGGCTGGCCTTTCTAGGCGCCTGCGGCCGGATGGACCACCTGGGCAAGCCGCCCTCCTTCACCCCTGCCAATGAAAGCCAGGAGCATGTGGCGATGCTGTACCAAGGGCTGCCCGCGCAGACCCAAAACCGGCGCACCGTTGACGGCTCCTCGCTGTGGAGCGGCTCGCAGCAATCGCTGCTCGGCGACCGCCGCGCGATCAAGCGGGGGGATATCCTGACGGTGGTGATCGAGATCGACGAAGAAGCAGAGATCTCCAACGACACCCAGCGTTCGCGGTCGGGGTCCGAAAGCCTGAACATGCCTCAGCTTCTGGGCTTGCCGCAGCGGCTGGACAGAAAATTGCCGGAAGGCGCCACTTCGGCAGACGCTGTGGAGCTTGGCAGCTCCAGTTCCGCCGGCGGCAAGGGTTCCGTGAAACGCAGCGAGAAATTGGAGTTGCGGGTGGCGGCCACCGTTGTCGACGTTCTGCCCAACGGCGTACTGGCGATCAGCGGCACCCAGGAGCTGCGGGTGAACTTCGAACTGCGCGAACTGCTTGTGACCGGGTATGTCCGGCCCCAGGACATCAGCCGCCAGAATGAAATCACCTATGACAAGATTGCTTCGGCGCGCGTTTCTTACGGCGGCCGCGGCCAGATCACCGATGTCCAGCAGCCGCGCTACGGCCAGCAGCTGCTTGACGCTGTCCTGCCGTTCTGAGGGTTGCTATGCTGTCGAAACTCCTGCCAGTCATCCTGCTGATCCTCGGAACCGGAGGCGGCATAGGTGCCGGTATTATGCTGATGCCCGCACCTGAAGAAAAGCATGCTGCCGAACCCGGCAGCGCTGCGAAGCCCGCCGAGGAAACCGCAGAGGAAATCGCTGAAGACGGCGAAGAGAACCAGCGCGAATACATCAAGATCAGCAATCAGTTTGTCGTGCCTGTTGTGGAGCGTGATCAACTGACCTCGCTGGTAGTGCTGTCGCTGAGCCTGGAGGCCAAGCAAGGCACCGGTGAGAAAGTCCGCACCTTAGAGCCAAAACTGCGCGATGTCTTCCTGCAAGTCCTCTTCGACCACGCCAACATGGGCGGCTTCCGCGGCGCTTTCACCCGGTCTGATGTGCTGGAGCCGCTGCGCACCGCCCTGCGCGAGGCTGCGCAGAAACACATCGGCAAGGGTGTGTATGATGTGCTGATCATGGAGATTTCCCGGCAGGACGTCTGACTGCAGCACACCGGTTCAAACTAAAAAAGCCGGCCTCTTGAGGCCGGCTTCTTGCTGCCAGGTACGGATGTCTGCACCTCAGCCTTCCAGCAGCCGGGCCATCTGGGCCTTGGCCAGCTCTGCCTTGTGCCGCTTGCGTTCAGCTGCGGCCATCGTTTCAACCGCATGTTTGCGGCCGAAGGCCTTGCGCAGCTGGTCCATGCTCCGCAGTTTTTGCGCAGTTGCCTTGGCCAGCTCCTGGTTCAGCTGCCGCCGGGTGCGCGTATGCCAGCCCTGCCATAGCAGATCCGCTCCCAGAGCCTTCATCGCATGATCGCCATCGGTCTGCTCGCGCGCAGCCTGCACCTGCACGTTCAGTTTGGTCAGCTGGCCGCGCAGCTCCGCTTCCCGGGCCAGCACGGGCTGAATTTTGGCGTGCTCCTGCATATATTTCGCCGCGGTCACCGCTGCCATCTGATCCAGCATCTTTTGCTTCATGTCACCTTCCCTTTGGCACGCAGGCGCATTTCCTCGGCAAAACGGATTGCCGCAGCCACCGGCGCGTAATGCTCTTCCAAAATTTCATCGCCGATTTCGATCGCCGCGTGCAACGCCCGAGCAGTCGGCGGATCGCTGTGGATCGGAATCCCGTGTTCATTGGCAACCCGCCGGATCGCCGCGGCAATTTCATCGACGCCCTTCGCAACACAGACCGGGGCAGCGCCGGGCTCGCGGCTCCACTGCAGGGCAACCGCATAGTGCGTCGGGTTGACGACCACCACATCCGCCTTGGGCACATCCGCCAGCATCTGTCCCATCGCGATCTGCTGGCCGCGCTGGCGCCGCTGGTTCTTCATATGCGGGTCGCCTTCTGCATCCTTCATTTCGTCCTGGATTTCCTTGCGCGACATCATGTTCTTCCGGCGGTGCTCGGCGTGCTGGAAGGCAGCGTCGACGATCCCGATTGCAAGCGCGATGATGAGCGCCAGAAACAGGAACTCCATCGAAAGCTGCGCCAGCATCAGGACCACCGATTGCGGGCCGGTTCCGGAAGAGGCGATCATCTCGGGCAACCTGTGGGACAGATAGACCCCCAGGCACACTGAATAGAGCGTCAGTTTCACGAAGCTCTTGAAAAACTCGAACAAGCCGGCGCGTCCGAACTTGTTTTTGGCATTCGAGATGATCGAGATGCGCGACAGTTTCGGCTCCAGTTTGGTTGGCGCAAAGACCATCGCCCGCTGCCCGACAATCGACAGCAGAACAATCGCAAAGGGGACAAGAAACCAAGGCAGTACCGGGCGGAACGCGCTTCCGATGAACTCGCCCACCGGCGCTGCGGCGGAGCCTTCAAAAAACAGCGGCGCCAGCCGGTCCGGCTGGTCCAGGTAGGTCATCAGCGCAGTGCCGATCCCCTCAACGCTGCCGCTGCCCGCGGTGTAGAACGCAATGATCAGGCCCAGATAAGCCGCTGCCACCGACAGGTCGGTGGATTTGGCAACTTCGCCTTTTTCCCGGGCCTTGCGGAGTTTCTGTTCCGTTGGCTCAAATGACTTGTCTGAGTCGTCGTCCTGGCCGCTCATGGCATGCCGCCCCCTGGATTTGCAAAGAAGGTCATCAAGGCACGGGACCAGACATCCAGGATCACCGGGCTGCCGACCATCAGGATGAACAGCCCCATGAGCGTGATCACCGGTGCGCCGACCATCGCCACCATAAGCTGAGGCATTGCACGGTTAATCACCCCAAGGGTCAAGTTATAGATCACCGCGGTAATCACAAACGGAGCTGCCAGCGTGAACGCCAGCGAAAAGCTTTGCGAAACCCGGAAAACACCCCACTCTGTCAGTCCGGCAGCAACCGGGAACTGGCCTGCCGGAAACATCCGGTAAGAGCTGATCAGCAGTTCCGCAACCCGCACATGCAGCCCCATCATAGTGGCGAGGGTCACGCCGGAGATCATTAGAACGGCGCCAAGAGCCGGCATCGGCTCTGCTCCGATGCCGCCCAGAACCTGCGACAGCGAAGTGGCTTGCGCCGCCATCGTGCCAGCGGTCTGCAACGCCAGCACAAAGATCCGGACGCCGATGCCCAAGGCCAGGCCGATTATGGCTTCGGTCACCGCAAAGCGGGCGTAGGCCAGCACGTTGTCCGGTTCAGGAAATGCAGGCAGAGCCGGTGCCACGACGAATGTAAAGGCTGCGGCCACTGCCAGCTTAACCCGCGCAGGCACATAAAGCTCCCCCATTGCAGGCAACACCGACACCATCGCTGCCACTCTCAGGAACACAATGGCGGCGTGCCAGAACCCTGCCCCCAGCATCAGAACCAGCTCTGGCGGCAGGAAGTCCAGGTTCATGCCTGCACCATGCCAACAAGCGCAGGCCGTGCTTCCAGGCCGATTTCTTCGAAGGACAGCACTGGATTGGTGATGCCGCGGGATTTTAGAATCGTCCTCAGATAGCGGCGGCGGCGGGTCGAGGTCACCACCGCGGCAAACACACCTTGATCGGTGATCGTCGAAAGCTTGTCGCTCAGCCCGTCAGCAAGACGGTTGAACAGATCCGGCGGCAGCGCGATGTCCAGCCCCGCACCTTGCGCATCGACTTGATAGGTTGAGAACTTGTCCTCCCATTCCGGCGCTAGCTGGATCAGCGGAATGGTCCCATCCTCACGTTTCATCTCAGCCACCAGCTGGAACCCAAGGCGCTGGCGCACGTGCTCGCAGATCAGCTCAGGCTGCGTGGTGTGCAGACGTGCCTCTGCAATCGATTCCAGGATCAAAGGCATGTTGCGGATAGACACCCGCTCCTCCAGCAGCAGCCGCAGGACAGCGTGCAGCGTGTCCATCGGCACCTTGTCGGGCACCAGCGCATCCAGCAGCTTGCGGTTTGCCTCGGCTCGGAAGCTGTCGGAGAGCTGCGTCATTTCATCCAGCAGGCGGCGCAACGACTTGAGCGTCAGCAAGCGGCTGAAGTTCTGCTTGATAATCTCCAGCAAATGGGTCGCCAGGATTTCCGGCGGCGTGACCACAGTAGCGCCAGCCAGCGCCGCCTGTTCCTGTGCCTTGGCCGAAATCCAGCGCGCCGGCGCGCCATAGACCGGCTCGGTCACATCAGTGCCAGGCGGCAGCGCATCATGGTTGTCGGGCATCAACGCCAGAACCATATCGGGGTGCAGAGTGCCGCGAACCTGTTCGACGCCCTGCACCTTGATCACATACGTTCCCCGCTCCAGATCGTGCTGATCGGTCAGCCGGATCTCCGGCAGGATCAGGCCGAATGTCGTTGCGATGTGGGACCGCATATTCGCGATCCGCGCGTCCAGGCCGGTGCCTTCATCCAGCACCATGCTGACCAGATCGGGCGCAAACTCCAGATGCAGATCGTCGAGATCCAGAATGTCGCCCAGCGGCCGCGAGGCAGACGGATCGGCGGCTTCCTCGATCTTTTCCTCGATCTCGGCTTCTGCATCGTCCTTCTTCTTCTTGGCCACCCGGAAAGCGGAATAGCCCAGAACCCCGCCGCCGATCACGAAGGGAATAAAAGGCAGGCCCGGCACCAGCGCAAACAGCACCATCAGCACCGCAACTGTGGTCAACGCTGCCGGGTGGCGGCCGAACTGGTCGAACAGAGCGATATCGGTGGCGCCAGTGGTGCCGCCGCGCGCCAGCAGCAGTGCTGCCGCAATGGAAATGATCACCGAGGGGATCTGCGAGACCAGGCCGTCGCCGACCGTCAGAATGGCATAGGTCTCAAACGCGCTGCCAACAGGCATCCCGTGGACCAGCACCCCCATGATCAGCCCCATGACGAGGTTCAGCAAAGTGATAAGGAGACCAGCGATTGCGTCCCCCTTGACGAACTTCGACGCACCGTCCAGCGAGCCGAAGAAGGTCGTTTCCTGCTGGTCACGCTCGCGCCGTTCCTTGGCAGTCTGGTGGTCGATGGCGCCCGCGGACATGTCCGCGTCGATCGCCAGCTGCTTGCCTGGCATCCCGTCCAGTGCAAAGCGCGCGCCCACTTCGGCCATCCGCGCCGCGCCTTTGGTGATCACCATGAAGTTGACGATCAAAAGCACCCCGAAAACAACCAGGCCGAGGAACACACTGCCCCCCATGACGAACTGGGCGAATCCTTCGATCACATTGCCGGCCGCATCGGTGCCCGAATGGCCTTGGCCGATAATCAGCTTGGTGGAGGAGACGTTCAGTGACAGGCGCAGCATCAGCGACGCCAGCAGAACCGTTGGAAAAGACGAAAAATCCAGCGGTCTTTCAATGAACAGGGTGATGGTGAAAATCAGGATGGCAAGCGCAAAGGAGGCTGCCAGCCCGACGTCCAGCACCCAGGCCGGCATTGGCAGGATCATCATCACGATGATCGCCATCAGCGCCAGCGCCAGCAGGACAGTAGGGCTGAAAACTTGTTCCGTCGTTAGCTTAGGCACAGTACAGGCCCCATTTCTTGAATGCATTCAATTGATTGATAGACGGGAAGTCCGCCAGGGACTGGCTGCCCAAGGCCCTCCGGTGCCGCAGCGGCAGCACCAAAAGCAGCCATCCGGCTGCCGGCCTGTCAGCAGGCCCGCCCGCAACGGCCAGCGTCGTGGCAGCATCTGGCGGCGCAGGCCGGTGGGTAGCGTCTTTGAAGAGAAATGTGAAAAGGGCACTGGCGATGGCCATAGCCCCGCGTACAGCGTGCGTTGCGCGCGAACGCAGCCCTTGCGGGCAAAGTATCGAGTTGTTTTCCGGCATTCTGCCCGTTCCAGATCAGGATTCACCCGCCTAACAGGTTACCAGCAGCCAGTTGACAAAGTGTTATCAGCGAATAGCAAAGGCCGCCCCGGGCGGGGCGGCCGGAACGCAGCAAAAAAGTTCCGGATCACCGTTCTTCTTCAGGAGCGTCCTGTGCCGTGCCGATCTGGTTGAGCAAATCGGCGATACCGCCCCGCGTCCCTTCGCTGCTCTCCACCAGCGCCCGCGCATAAGCCAGCGGCGGCAAACTGTCCGGATCCTTGACGGTTTCGCCGATTTTGGTTGTGACAGAGGCGACTGTGCCGAATTGCGCCCCTTCCTCCGGCTCGATTTCTTCTATCGCCCCCAGGTCTTCCGAGTGCCAGAAGCCGCGGGCGGCTGCGTCTTTCTCATCCTCTGCCAGCAGATACTCCCCGGCGCGGCCATATTCGCCGTTGCGCCACAAAGCCTCGGCGCGCAGGCGGTTGGCCCTGGAGCCGTCCAGCCCCATTAGTTCAACCAGCGCCCGGTGCGGCTTGTCCAGGGCGAGCGCGGCTTCGGCCATCATTAAGCGGCGGGTTTCATCCTGCGGGGCCAGGGACAGCTTGTTGAGCAGTTCCTGAGCGTAGTCGGCAAATCCGAGATCCAGCAGCCGGCGGGCCACTGGCACGGCGACAGGAGCCGCCTCAGCCGCCGTTGCCTGTCCGGCGAACACCAGTCCGTACTGCAGGAAAGTCACATCATCCGCGCGTTCTGCCAGCAGTACCATCAACGGCTCCAGCGCCGCAGCCCGCGCACTTGGGCCATCCCGCTCCGTCAGCCCCTTAAGTTCCTGAAACGCTTCGTGAAACTGTCCCATCAGCGCAAGCGACGAAACCTGAGCCCTGCGCAGTTCGACGCCAAGCTCCGTGTCACGGTTTTCAAGCTCGTAGGAGGCAATCAGGTCCGGCACATCAGGCGACAACGCCTTGCGCTCTTTCACACTGAGAGCAACCAAGTCAATCAGCGCAGCCGGTGCATTCCCCGTGCGCTCCGCAACTTCGCTGGTCAGCTCTTCAGCCACTTTCTCTGTGTCGCCCGCAAGTTCGGCAATCGCCGCCTCGGCAAGGTTGATCTCCGGCACTTCTTCAATTCCGGTCCGGTCCACAGCCCGCAGCACCGCTTCTGCGACATGATGCTCACCGGCTTCGGCAAACATTTTACTGACCCGCGGACCCAAATGCACTCTGAGGTGCGTGGGCAACTTGGAAAACGCCTGTTGTATAGCATCGGTGTTCGCGTTTTTCTTCACCGCACCGTCAGCCAGCGCGCCCCAGAACGCGCTGTTGCTTTCGCACGCTTGCTGTCCCGAAAACGGGTGTTGGGGCGGAAGATCCGTGCCATCCATCAGCACTGCCATCGCGTCCAGCAAGGCCGCATCCTGGCTGGCCTGCTCCGCGGGCGGCAGCATCGCCAGCATAGAACGGGCTTCCGCCCCAAAGCCGAAATAGAGATAGATCCGGGCTAGAGCGTAAACTCCAGCTGGGTTGACGTCGTCGAATTCCCTGACCAGCGCGCTGCGCAGCGGTCCGATCTGATCGGCAAACGGACTCTCATTGCCCCAATGGTGGATCGCCACGTCCCTGTCCGGAATACAGTGCAGGGCTTCATTGCTGCCGTCGCTCAGGGCCGCCATCAAACCGGTTTCACGGTCGATTGCAGAAGTAACGGAGATGTGGTCCAGCGGATTCAAGGGCCGGTCCGTACGGCCCAGAGGATCGAGGCCGGCAGCCGTGCCGGCGCCTGGCGGCCCATCCGCCGCCACGCTCACCAGTCCCTGGTTTGCTGCCCGACCGATTTGCTGCAGCAACCGCTGCTCGGATTCCTTGACCACCGCAGCGCGTTCAGTCTCCTCCATACTAAGAAGCAATCCGGCGTCCGTAAGCTCCGGCAGCATCCCTTGGGCAGCGCCTTCGTCTGCTGAAGGGACGCTGCTGCGATCCAACGGCAGAACAATATCCTCTGCCGCCTGTTCCTCCGCCCCAGAAGGCGCAGCTTCCGGGTTCGGCACCAGGGTGCTGTCCTGTGGCCTGACTGTGCGTCCCGGTTCTGACTGCCCGGCAACCGCGGCAGCCATTTCAAGCGCCATCCGTGCGTCCGCCGCGGCGGACTGGGAAAAACCGAAACGGTAGCCCCCGCCTGTATCCGGTGTGGTTATCGGAAGAATGCTGCTAGCCGTAGTGTATTGCGGCTGCGGTGCGGGTTTACCGCCATCCCGGATATCCACCACAAGGTAGCCATCCTCCTGCACATAGGAGGTGACCGTGCACTCGCAGCCCAGTTGCAGCCGCAGCGGCTGGCCGGGGCCGTTCTGCCCCAATGATTGCAACCGGGTGCGGGGAATCAGGTTGAAGACCCGGGATGTGTCAAAGACCACCTCAGGGGCGTCAATGTTGATAGTTGCCGTATATCCGCTTTGGGTCAGCGACCAGTCCGCGCCGTTTGGCAGGCGCATCACCAAACGCGTGAACCCCTTGTGCTCACCCGAGCGGGTCACGACTGTCTGCGCCTGGACAGTGCCGGCCGTCAAAAGAACGGCCGCCGTGGCAAGTGCTCGCCAGATCATGCTGCGTCCTGTTTCACCGATTTGAGGGCTTCTTCCAGCTCCGAGAAGCCGGGACGGAAATGCGACGGCGTATTCTGACGGCCCACCTCAATGCAAATCGCGGCTGCGTGGTTATGCAGGTTGGCCACCAGCACCTCGCGGATCAGCTGGTAGAAATGAGCGTCTTCTTCGACGACGGCTTTGACCTTGCCCGCGAAGGGCGCAACGAGGCCATAGGACAGAAACACGCCAAGGAATGTCCCGACCAGCGCGCCGCCGATCAGTTTGCCCAGAACCTCAGGCGGCTGATCGATCGAGCCCATGGTCTTGATCACACCCAGAACCGCCGCAACGATCCCAAGGGCGGGCAGGCCGTCGGCCATAGTCTGCAGCGCATGGCTGGAGTGCAGCGCGTGGTGCAGGTTGGCTTCCATCCGCTTTTCCAGCACTTCTTCAACCTGGTGCGGATCGTCATAATTCATCGACGCCGAGCGCATGGTATCGCAGATCAGGTTCACGGCTTCCTTGTCCCCCAGAATCTTGGGGTATTTATTGAAAACCGAGGAATTTTCCGGGTCTTCGATATGCTGTTCCACTTCAACCGGATTGGCCCGCGCGATTCGGATCAGTGCAAACAGTAGACAGAGGAGGTCGCGGTAGTCGTCAGGCTTCCACTTGGGGCCCTTGAACACCTTTCCGATGTCCTTGAGCGTGTGCTTGACGCCGCCCATGTCATTGGCAATCAGAAACGCCCCAACAGCGGCGCCGCCGATCATCATCATCTCAAACGGCAGAGACTTCAGAATGATCGCCATCTTGCCGCCGGCCAGAAGGTATCCGCCGAACACCATGGCAAAGATCACCACTATGCCTACAATCCCGATCATAGGTCCACTCCGAATTCCGTTGGTTTTTATTAGCTTAAGCGAGTCTTCCTAAGGAAAGACTAAGCTTGCGCGCCCAAGTCACTCCTTGGGCACTGCACCGTTGCGCCCGGCCAGGACGACGCTGATGGTATAGGCGGCTTCCGGGCTAAGGCCCGCCATGATTCCCGCCGCGGCCTCCGGCTGCATCCGGGCGAGAAAACCAGCCGCAAATGCCGGATCCATTTCCTCGAACAGGGCCGCAGCTTCCTTTGGCTTCATCTGTTCATAGACGGAGGTCAGGCGGGTCACGTCCTCCTCAGTTGCGCCATCGGCGAGGGCGAGAGTCGCGCGCAGCTTCTCCTCTGCCTGCTCCAGCGCCGCCAGCTTCCTGTCGATAGCCTGATCAGCAATTTCCAGCGCCTTCATCCGGTCTTGGATCTCCGCTTCGCGGGCGGCCAGTGCCTGCTCCCGCTCCTGGAAGGCCGCCAGCATTGTCTGCAGCTCAGCCGAGGTTGGCATTGATTCGCGCTGCGGCTCTCCCTTGTGGGCCGGCTCTTCGATGCCCGGCTCCTTCAGGCTGGCCACTTCGCGGGCGATCGCAGGCCCGGCTTCCAAGCCCAGCCGCACTGCGGCAGAGCCCATCAGCAGAACCGCCAGCATCATCAGCGTGCCGCCACGCCGCAAGCGCTTGGATTTAGTTGCCGTCTTCGCCATTACGCCACCCGGTTCTGGCTGCGGTTATGGCGGACAAACATCAGGCCCGAGGGCTTAGCCTCTTCCTGATCTGCCGCGGCCGGCTTCGAGTCGGCCTCATAGGCGGCGGCCATCGCTTCATCTTCCGCAGCGGGTTCCGCTTGCGGGGCCGCAGTTCCGGCCTCGGGGATGTCATGCATGGACGCCATCATCAGCTCCAGCCGCTGAGCCACCGACTCGGCGCGGCCCGTCAGCTGCTGCAGCGCCTTGCTGGAGCCGTCAGACACCTGCTGCGCCGATTGCAGCGACTTATTCAAGTCATCCACCTGGGCAGACAGTACGGCAACCGCGCCGCCCACGCCCTTTTCAAGGTCATTGAACCGCTTCAGCCTGCGTGACAGCACCAGACAATAGAATCCGGCGCCCAGCGCTCCGGCCGCAAGCAGGATATCAGCAATAATGTCCATCCTGTCCTCCTAGTTCAGTACGAAATCCATGATCAGCAGATCGCGCACCCGGCCCTGGCCGGTGGCAATATTGATCCGCCGCAGCATCTGCGCTCTCAGTTTCGGCAGAGCCATCGGATCAGTCAGATCCTCAAGCTCCAGTGCTCTCA is a genomic window of Leisingera caerulea DSM 24564 containing:
- a CDS encoding EscU/YscU/HrcU family type III secretion system export apparatus switch protein encodes the protein MSGQDDDSDKSFEPTEQKLRKAREKGEVAKSTDLSVAAAYLGLIIAFYTAGSGSVEGIGTALMTYLDQPDRLAPLFFEGSAAAPVGEFIGSAFRPVLPWFLVPFAIVLLSIVGQRAMVFAPTKLEPKLSRISIISNAKNKFGRAGLFEFFKSFVKLTLYSVCLGVYLSHRLPEMIASSGTGPQSVVLMLAQLSMEFLFLALIIALAIGIVDAAFQHAEHRRKNMMSRKEIQDEMKDAEGDPHMKNQRRQRGQQIAMGQMLADVPKADVVVVNPTHYAVALQWSREPGAAPVCVAKGVDEIAAAIRRVANEHGIPIHSDPPTARALHAAIEIGDEILEEHYAPVAAAIRFAEEMRLRAKGKVT
- a CDS encoding flagellar biosynthetic protein FliR — protein: MNLDFLPPELVLMLGAGFWHAAIVFLRVAAMVSVLPAMGELYVPARVKLAVAAAFTFVVAPALPAFPEPDNVLAYARFAVTEAIIGLALGIGVRIFVLALQTAGTMAAQATSLSQVLGGIGAEPMPALGAVLMISGVTLATMMGLHVRVAELLISSYRMFPAGQFPVAAGLTEWGVFRVSQSFSLAFTLAAPFVITAVIYNLTLGVINRAMPQLMVAMVGAPVITLMGLFILMVGSPVILDVWSRALMTFFANPGGGMP
- the flhA gene encoding flagellar biosynthesis protein FlhA, with the translated sequence MPKLTTEQVFSPTVLLALALMAIIVMMILPMPAWVLDVGLAASFALAILIFTITLFIERPLDFSSFPTVLLASLMLRLSLNVSSTKLIIGQGHSGTDAAGNVIEGFAQFVMGGSVFLGLVVFGVLLIVNFMVITKGAARMAEVGARFALDGMPGKQLAIDADMSAGAIDHQTAKERRERDQQETTFFGSLDGASKFVKGDAIAGLLITLLNLVMGLIMGVLVHGMPVGSAFETYAILTVGDGLVSQIPSVIISIAAALLLARGGTTGATDIALFDQFGRHPAALTTVAVLMVLFALVPGLPFIPFVIGGGVLGYSAFRVAKKKKDDAEAEIEEKIEEAADPSASRPLGDILDLDDLHLEFAPDLVSMVLDEGTGLDARIANMRSHIATTFGLILPEIRLTDQHDLERGTYVIKVQGVEQVRGTLHPDMVLALMPDNHDALPPGTDVTEPVYGAPARWISAKAQEQAALAGATVVTPPEILATHLLEIIKQNFSRLLTLKSLRRLLDEMTQLSDSFRAEANRKLLDALVPDKVPMDTLHAVLRLLLEERVSIRNMPLILESIAEARLHTTQPELICEHVRQRLGFQLVAEMKREDGTIPLIQLAPEWEDKFSTYQVDAQGAGLDIALPPDLFNRLADGLSDKLSTITDQGVFAAVVTSTRRRRYLRTILKSRGITNPVLSFEEIGLEARPALVGMVQA
- the motA gene encoding flagellar motor stator protein MotA translates to MIGIVGIVVIFAMVFGGYLLAGGKMAIILKSLPFEMMMIGGAAVGAFLIANDMGGVKHTLKDIGKVFKGPKWKPDDYRDLLCLLFALIRIARANPVEVEQHIEDPENSSVFNKYPKILGDKEAVNLICDTMRSASMNYDDPHQVEEVLEKRMEANLHHALHSSHALQTMADGLPALGIVAAVLGVIKTMGSIDQPPEVLGKLIGGALVGTFLGVFLSYGLVAPFAGKVKAVVEEDAHFYQLIREVLVANLHNHAAAICIEVGRQNTPSHFRPGFSELEEALKSVKQDAA
- a CDS encoding MotE family protein — translated: MAKTATKSKRLRRGGTLMMLAVLLMGSAAVRLGLEAGPAIAREVASLKEPGIEEPAHKGEPQRESMPTSAELQTMLAAFQEREQALAAREAEIQDRMKALEIADQAIDRKLAALEQAEEKLRATLALADGATEEDVTRLTSVYEQMKPKEAAALFEEMDPAFAAGFLARMQPEAAAGIMAGLSPEAAYTISVVLAGRNGAVPKE